A genome region from Thermoanaerobacterium xylanolyticum LX-11 includes the following:
- a CDS encoding OmpA family protein: MKDEDNVHDYWQSYSDLMAALLLMFALLIVIMIYKYASIAVELNAQKAKVDEIIGVRARIINQLLNEFKNSDLSLSIDPQTGAISFSEGIFFDKDKFELKDEGKRYLNEFFPRYISILMDPKFKKYISQIIVEGHTDDTGDYVYNLELSQKRAFEVVRYILQSDIKGIDSKVKSDLMPYITANGRSYSQLIIENGKVNREKSRRVEFKFRLKEEEMILEMQKVLGKGSTK, from the coding sequence TTGAAGGATGAAGATAATGTACATGATTATTGGCAGTCTTATTCGGACTTGATGGCAGCGCTACTTTTAATGTTTGCACTTTTAATTGTTATTATGATTTATAAATATGCTAGTATTGCTGTCGAGCTAAATGCACAAAAGGCAAAAGTTGATGAAATAATTGGTGTTAGGGCTCGCATCATAAATCAGCTTTTAAATGAATTTAAAAATTCAGATCTTTCTCTTAGCATAGATCCTCAAACAGGTGCAATAAGTTTTAGCGAAGGTATATTTTTTGATAAGGATAAGTTTGAGCTAAAAGATGAAGGTAAAAGATATTTAAATGAATTTTTCCCCAGGTACATATCGATACTTATGGATCCGAAATTTAAAAAATACATTTCCCAGATAATTGTCGAAGGGCATACTGATGATACCGGTGACTATGTGTACAACCTGGAGCTTTCTCAGAAGAGGGCTTTTGAAGTTGTTAGGTATATATTGCAATCTGATATAAAAGGTATCGATTCTAAGGTAAAATCGGATTTGATGCCGTATATAACAGCTAATGGTCGTTCATACAGCCAATTGATTATTGAAAATGGGAAAGTAAATAGAGAAAAATCCAGAAGGGTAGAATTTAAGTTTCGCTTAAAAGAAGAAGAAATGATACTGGAGATGCAAAAAGTCCTAGGGAAGGGTTCTACAAAGTGA